A stretch of Roseibium porphyridii DNA encodes these proteins:
- a CDS encoding Ldh family oxidoreductase, translating to METSERLSLAEAVSLISAAFVAADVPSAVAHTVAEALVAAEAEGQIGHGFSRVEDYVAQVRSGKIRAQAPVDIREIGTSSLLADAGFGFAYPALDFVIARGAALAHESGCATMGVTRSHHCGALSVQVEKLARQGLLGIMVANAPAAMAPFGAKSAVFGTNPIAFAAPRADKDPLVIDLSLSRVARGKVMNARKAGKPIPEGWALNKDGQPTTDASEALEGTMLPIGEAKGTALALMVEILASVMTGAAKSTEASSFFSSDGPPPGVGQFLIAMKPQDQAHFADRIEGLLQLIETMEGARLPGTRRSTAIREAKDKGIEVPTRYLEVVRGLADVSA from the coding sequence ATGGAAACCTCAGAGCGCCTCAGTCTCGCCGAAGCGGTCAGTCTGATTTCGGCGGCTTTTGTCGCGGCCGACGTCCCTTCAGCAGTGGCCCATACAGTCGCTGAGGCTCTGGTTGCCGCCGAAGCCGAAGGTCAGATCGGTCACGGGTTTTCTCGCGTTGAAGACTACGTTGCCCAGGTACGCTCGGGGAAAATTCGCGCGCAGGCACCAGTCGATATCAGGGAAATCGGAACCTCTAGCCTGCTGGCGGATGCCGGTTTCGGCTTTGCCTATCCAGCCCTTGATTTTGTCATTGCACGTGGGGCTGCTCTTGCTCACGAAAGCGGGTGCGCGACCATGGGTGTCACGCGGTCTCATCACTGCGGTGCCCTGTCCGTTCAGGTTGAAAAGCTTGCCAGACAGGGGTTGCTCGGCATCATGGTCGCAAACGCGCCCGCTGCGATGGCACCGTTCGGCGCCAAATCAGCGGTCTTCGGAACCAATCCGATTGCCTTCGCTGCACCGAGGGCGGACAAAGATCCCCTGGTCATCGATTTGTCCTTGTCGCGCGTGGCGCGCGGCAAGGTGATGAATGCCCGAAAGGCGGGTAAGCCGATCCCCGAAGGATGGGCGCTCAACAAGGACGGCCAGCCGACCACAGATGCTTCGGAAGCACTGGAAGGCACCATGCTGCCAATTGGCGAAGCAAAGGGCACTGCGCTCGCCTTGATGGTCGAAATTCTGGCTTCGGTAATGACAGGGGCAGCAAAGAGCACTGAAGCGTCTTCCTTTTTCAGCAGTGATGGTCCACCTCCGGGGGTCGGACAATTCCTGATCGCCATGAAACCTCAGGATCAGGCTCATTTCGCGGATCGCATCGAAGGCTTGTTGCAACTCATCGAGACCATGGAGGGCGCACGCCTTCCCGGCACCAGGCGATCCACAGCCATTCGCGAGGCAAAGGACAAGGGCATTGAAGTGCCAACCCGGTATCTTGAAGTCGTGAGAGGGCTTGCTGATGTCTCAGCCTGA
- a CDS encoding UxaA family hydrolase encodes MSSKYSNVTVKAYRRENGRVGVRNHVVILPVDDISNAACEAVANNVKGTLAIPHAYGRLQFGEDLELHFRTMIGTGANPNVAAVVVIGIEPGWTKRIADGIRETGKPVAEFSIEQNGDFETIRAASWKAKEFVHWSTELQREECPLSDLWVSTKCGESDTTTGLGSCPTVGNMYDKLLPEGITGFFGETSEITGAEHICQKRAINEEVGERWHKMWKAYQDDVIFAHQTDDLSDSQPTKGNIEGGLTTIEEKALGNLEKIGRTSQYIDILEPAEAPKSGKGLYFMDSSSAAAECVTLMAAGGAVIHTFPTGQGNVVGNPIVPVIKITANPRTVRTMSEHVDVDVSGILRREMTIDEAGDELIEMIRRTANGRNTAAEALGHREFSMTKLYRSA; translated from the coding sequence ATGTCATCCAAATACTCAAATGTCACGGTGAAGGCCTATCGGCGGGAAAACGGCCGCGTCGGCGTACGCAACCACGTCGTCATTCTGCCGGTCGACGATATTTCGAACGCAGCCTGTGAGGCCGTGGCCAACAACGTCAAGGGCACCCTTGCCATTCCGCATGCCTATGGTCGCCTTCAATTCGGCGAAGATCTGGAGTTGCATTTCCGCACGATGATCGGCACCGGAGCCAACCCGAATGTTGCTGCTGTCGTGGTGATCGGGATCGAACCCGGCTGGACCAAACGCATCGCGGACGGCATTCGCGAAACCGGCAAGCCGGTCGCCGAGTTCTCCATTGAGCAGAACGGCGATTTTGAAACCATTCGCGCAGCATCCTGGAAAGCCAAGGAATTCGTTCACTGGTCAACCGAACTTCAGCGCGAAGAATGCCCGCTTTCAGATCTATGGGTTTCGACAAAGTGTGGTGAAAGCGACACCACGACCGGCCTTGGATCGTGCCCGACCGTCGGCAACATGTACGACAAGCTGCTTCCGGAAGGCATTACCGGCTTCTTCGGCGAAACATCAGAGATCACCGGCGCTGAGCACATTTGCCAGAAACGGGCAATCAACGAGGAAGTCGGCGAGCGCTGGCACAAGATGTGGAAAGCGTATCAGGACGATGTGATCTTTGCTCACCAGACCGACGACCTGTCTGACAGCCAGCCTACGAAGGGCAACATTGAAGGCGGTCTGACCACGATCGAAGAAAAAGCGCTCGGCAACCTTGAAAAGATCGGCCGAACCTCGCAATACATCGACATCCTGGAGCCGGCTGAAGCACCCAAGTCCGGTAAAGGCCTCTATTTCATGGATTCATCATCCGCCGCTGCGGAATGTGTTACCCTGATGGCAGCCGGTGGCGCCGTGATCCACACCTTCCCGACAGGACAAGGCAACGTGGTCGGCAACCCGATTGTTCCGGTCATCAAGATCACTGCCAATCCGCGCACAGTGCGCACGATGAGCGAACATGTTGACGTGGATGTCTCCGGTATTTTGCGCCGGGAGATGACCATCGATGAGGCCGGCGACGAATTGATCGAAATGATCCGTCGCACCGCCAATGGGCGCAACACGGCTGCAGAAGCCCTAGGTCATAGAGAGTTCTCAATGACCAAACTTTACAGAAGCGCCTGA
- a CDS encoding UxaA family hydrolase produces the protein MSEIPHLLVHEHADNVGVVVVEGLTAGTDMLCCVTHDNSTFRLTAGADVPIGHKIALKDLKDGDTAVKYGEDIGKIIADIEKGGHVHTHNCKTKRW, from the coding sequence ATGTCTGAAATCCCCCATCTTCTTGTCCATGAACATGCCGACAATGTCGGTGTGGTCGTCGTGGAAGGACTGACGGCCGGTACCGATATGCTGTGCTGCGTCACCCACGACAACTCTACTTTCCGACTGACCGCAGGCGCTGATGTGCCCATCGGACACAAGATCGCACTGAAAGATCTGAAAGACGGAGACACGGCTGTCAAATACGGCGAGGACATCGGCAAAATCATTGCCGATATCGAAAAGGGCGGACATGTCCACACCCACAACTGCAAAACAAAGCGCTGGTAA
- a CDS encoding zinc-dependent alcohol dehydrogenase, which translates to MKALVYTGPEAQSYQDVADPVPVQDEVLIRVAHTGICGSDMHAYLGHDERRPAPLILGHEVAGTVQTGPLSGRHVTVNPLVTCGKCEACKSGRDNLCTERQIISMPPREGGFADYLAMPERNLVTVPDHVSDAQAALAEPIACGWHAVRLARAALRCEPAEARTLVIGGGAIGLGAALSLRAQGMPDVRLVEPNESRGQFLAKTCGIEVLTPEEADTSGQYDLVIDGVGYAATRAAASASVKPGGVIAHIGLGSADGGLDIRRVTLQEITFIGTYTYTAEDFRQTAKAMFEGRLGALNWVEIRPLSEGQAAFADLRAGKISVPKILLSPNT; encoded by the coding sequence ATGAAAGCGCTTGTTTATACAGGACCAGAAGCCCAGTCCTATCAGGACGTCGCCGATCCTGTTCCGGTGCAGGATGAAGTTCTCATCCGCGTCGCCCATACCGGCATATGCGGTTCCGACATGCACGCCTATCTGGGTCATGACGAGCGCCGGCCGGCGCCGCTGATCCTTGGTCATGAAGTTGCCGGAACGGTTCAGACGGGGCCCCTGTCCGGTCGGCACGTCACGGTCAATCCACTGGTAACCTGCGGCAAATGCGAAGCCTGCAAATCCGGGCGTGACAACCTGTGTACGGAACGCCAGATAATTTCAATGCCGCCGCGTGAAGGCGGTTTTGCCGACTATCTTGCCATGCCGGAGCGGAATCTGGTGACCGTTCCAGATCACGTATCGGACGCACAAGCTGCTCTGGCAGAACCGATAGCCTGTGGTTGGCACGCAGTGCGGTTGGCCCGCGCCGCGCTCCGTTGCGAACCTGCCGAAGCGCGAACACTTGTGATCGGCGGCGGCGCTATCGGCCTCGGTGCAGCACTTTCTTTGAGAGCTCAGGGCATGCCTGATGTCCGTCTGGTCGAACCGAATGAGAGCCGTGGTCAATTCCTTGCAAAAACCTGTGGCATTGAAGTCCTGACGCCGGAAGAGGCAGACACCAGCGGCCAATATGACCTGGTGATAGACGGCGTCGGTTACGCCGCGACACGAGCAGCCGCCTCGGCGTCCGTAAAGCCTGGCGGTGTCATTGCCCACATAGGCTTGGGATCCGCAGACGGGGGGCTCGATATACGTCGTGTTACCCTTCAGGAAATTACCTTTATCGGCACCTACACTTACACTGCAGAAGACTTCCGTCAGACTGCCAAAGCGATGTTCGAGGGAAGGCTAGGCGCGCTAAACTGGGTTGAAATCCGGCCTTTGTCAGAAGGCCAGGCAGCCTTTGCCGACTTGCGTGCAGGCAAAATCTCGGTGCCCAAAATTCTACTTTCGCCAAACACCTAA
- a CDS encoding SDR family NAD(P)-dependent oxidoreductase, whose amino-acid sequence MTALFDVTGKVVCVTGASSGLGRRAATVLASAGASVVGVARRAEDLENWKQEAGGHTAAVSADLSDRAKLAKTVEEVSTPFGPPQILVHAAGINTRQVADEVTPEGWDITLTLNLTIPFFLSKAFVPAMREKGWGRIVNFASLQTERAFPGGISYGASKGGIGQLTRAMAEAWSEDGINTNALGPGFFPTELTAAVFGDKERAERNAAQTCIGRNGELEDIDGPLLFLCSEASSYVTGQILMVDGGFTAK is encoded by the coding sequence ATGACTGCCCTCTTCGACGTAACCGGCAAGGTTGTTTGTGTGACCGGAGCAAGTTCCGGCCTCGGGCGCCGAGCCGCCACCGTACTGGCAAGCGCCGGTGCGTCGGTGGTTGGCGTTGCACGCAGAGCCGAAGACCTGGAAAACTGGAAACAAGAAGCGGGCGGCCACACAGCGGCTGTATCAGCCGACCTCAGCGACCGCGCCAAGCTTGCAAAGACTGTCGAAGAGGTGAGCACGCCTTTCGGTCCACCTCAGATCCTGGTGCACGCAGCCGGCATCAACACCAGGCAGGTCGCGGACGAAGTTACCCCTGAGGGATGGGACATCACTTTGACGCTCAACCTCACGATACCGTTCTTTTTGAGCAAAGCCTTTGTTCCGGCCATGCGGGAAAAAGGCTGGGGCCGCATCGTCAATTTTGCTTCATTGCAAACCGAGCGCGCCTTTCCCGGAGGTATTTCTTATGGAGCCTCAAAAGGCGGGATTGGCCAGCTGACGAGAGCAATGGCTGAAGCCTGGTCTGAAGACGGTATCAACACCAACGCGCTCGGGCCTGGCTTCTTTCCAACGGAATTGACGGCCGCGGTCTTTGGTGACAAGGAAAGAGCTGAACGAAATGCTGCTCAAACCTGCATCGGGCGAAACGGCGAACTGGAAGATATCGACGGACCGTTGTTGTTCCTGTGTTCTGAAGCCTCCAGCTACGTGACCGGCCAAATCCTGATGGTCGATGGAGGGTTTACTGCAAAATGA
- the hisD gene encoding histidinol dehydrogenase, with amino-acid sequence MTVEYLKKAVLTSKTDASETTKIVQEILDTIEAGGDAAALEYAAKFDKYEGDIILNDAAIEAASAKVPEKLKRDIEFAHQNVKRFAEAQRETCQDIEVEVIPGLIAGQKSIPVDTAGCYIPGGRYSHIASAIMTVTTAKVAGCKNIIACSPPRPGIGVNAAIIYAAKVCGADKILAMGGVQGVAAMTFGLFDLPKANILVGPGNQFVAEAKRILFGRVGIDMIAGPTDSLVLADATADAEVVAADLVGQAEHGYNSPVWLVTDDRSLAEKVMALVPKLIDDLPEVNRDNATAAWRDYAEVILCENREEMAATSDLYAPEHLTVQAQDLDWWLKRLSCYGSLFLGEETTVAFGDKASGPNHVLPTSGAATYTGGLSVHKYMKIVTWQRATRDAAKPVAEATARISRLEGMEGHARTADIRLRKYFPDETFDLSADAGV; translated from the coding sequence ATGACTGTTGAATATCTAAAGAAGGCGGTCCTGACATCAAAGACCGATGCTTCCGAGACCACCAAAATCGTGCAGGAAATCCTTGATACGATTGAAGCGGGCGGCGACGCAGCCGCCCTGGAATACGCCGCCAAGTTCGACAAGTATGAGGGTGACATCATTTTGAATGATGCAGCAATCGAAGCTGCATCAGCCAAAGTGCCGGAAAAACTCAAGCGGGATATCGAATTCGCGCATCAAAACGTGAAGCGTTTCGCCGAAGCTCAACGTGAGACCTGCCAGGACATTGAGGTTGAAGTGATCCCTGGCTTGATCGCTGGACAAAAGAGCATCCCGGTCGACACTGCCGGGTGCTACATCCCCGGCGGCCGCTACAGTCATATCGCCAGCGCCATCATGACCGTCACCACCGCCAAGGTGGCAGGCTGCAAGAACATCATTGCTTGCTCACCACCGCGTCCGGGCATCGGCGTCAATGCTGCGATCATCTACGCCGCCAAAGTGTGTGGCGCTGACAAGATCCTGGCAATGGGCGGCGTACAAGGCGTTGCAGCGATGACGTTTGGCCTCTTCGATTTGCCCAAGGCAAACATCCTGGTCGGCCCTGGCAACCAGTTTGTTGCCGAAGCCAAGAGGATCCTTTTCGGCAGGGTCGGTATCGACATGATCGCCGGACCGACAGACAGCCTTGTTCTGGCCGATGCGACCGCCGATGCCGAAGTCGTGGCCGCCGATCTCGTTGGTCAGGCCGAACACGGTTACAATTCACCCGTGTGGCTTGTGACGGACGACCGTTCATTGGCCGAAAAGGTGATGGCACTCGTGCCCAAACTGATCGATGATCTGCCGGAAGTGAACCGGGACAATGCCACAGCCGCCTGGCGCGACTATGCTGAGGTCATCCTTTGTGAAAACCGGGAAGAAATGGCGGCAACTTCGGACCTCTATGCGCCTGAACACCTCACAGTGCAGGCGCAGGACCTGGACTGGTGGCTCAAACGGTTGTCCTGCTACGGATCTCTGTTTCTCGGTGAAGAAACAACCGTTGCCTTTGGCGACAAGGCGTCGGGACCAAACCATGTTCTGCCAACCTCCGGAGCTGCGACCTATACCGGCGGTCTTTCCGTTCATAAATACATGAAGATCGTCACATGGCAGCGCGCAACGCGCGATGCAGCCAAGCCGGTGGCGGAAGCAACGGCTCGTATTTCAAGGCTTGAGGGTATGGAAGGCCACGCACGCACGGCCGATATCAGGCTCAGGAAATACTTCCCCGACGAGACATTCGATCTCAGTGCCGATGCCGGGGTCTGA
- a CDS encoding TRAP transporter large permease, translating to MLWQQLQQQTVELGWDFYGPVLIFIGLVALAVPVWAAIGSAAIAMLIISGALPLSLVGESLFHGIDHFALTAVPLFILTGDVLVRTGLSRKFLDVAEALTCWAKGGFGSATVLVCGMFSAISGSDAAGAAAVGRMTIERLVESGYPRPYACALVAAGACTGILIPPSIAYIIIGLVLGISASTLFLAALIPGIAILLSILVTNIVMNRIYAYEGGGLMTFSEWSANLGKALKSGWYAFIVPGVIFYGIFSGRLTPTEAGAVAVVITIVMGFVLGTLKLSDFPAMLVSSAKVNGVIVPIIAFSLPLAQALAILGVPQGFVYAVTSLTSEPALLILLMVGILIAAGCVMETTPNIVILAPILKPLADNIGMNEIQFCIMMITALGVGFITPPLGLNLFVVSGLTGESILKIAARAVPFVFFMLIVTLMIAYVPAISTTLLPDIYK from the coding sequence ATGCTCTGGCAACAATTACAACAACAGACCGTCGAACTCGGCTGGGACTTTTATGGTCCGGTTCTGATCTTCATCGGCCTTGTTGCACTCGCCGTGCCTGTCTGGGCTGCAATCGGCTCCGCGGCAATCGCAATGCTGATCATCTCAGGCGCGCTGCCGCTCTCCCTCGTCGGGGAAAGTCTCTTTCACGGCATCGACCACTTTGCCCTGACCGCCGTTCCCCTGTTCATTCTGACGGGCGACGTTCTGGTTCGCACCGGTCTGAGCCGCAAGTTTCTCGATGTCGCGGAAGCCCTCACCTGCTGGGCCAAAGGCGGCTTCGGCTCGGCCACTGTTCTGGTCTGCGGCATGTTCTCCGCAATCTCGGGATCTGATGCGGCAGGTGCCGCGGCCGTTGGCCGGATGACCATCGAACGCCTTGTGGAAAGCGGGTACCCGCGCCCTTATGCCTGTGCACTGGTTGCCGCTGGCGCCTGTACCGGCATTTTGATCCCGCCTTCGATCGCCTACATCATCATCGGGCTGGTTCTCGGGATTTCCGCGTCGACCCTGTTCCTTGCCGCACTCATTCCCGGCATCGCCATTCTTCTGTCGATCCTTGTGACCAACATCGTGATGAACCGGATCTATGCCTATGAAGGCGGTGGTCTGATGACCTTCAGCGAATGGTCTGCCAATCTCGGCAAGGCCTTGAAGTCAGGCTGGTATGCGTTCATCGTCCCAGGCGTCATCTTCTACGGTATCTTTTCCGGACGCCTGACACCAACCGAAGCCGGTGCCGTCGCGGTGGTTATCACCATCGTCATGGGCTTTGTTCTTGGCACACTGAAACTGTCCGATTTCCCGGCAATGCTCGTCAGCTCGGCGAAGGTGAACGGTGTCATCGTTCCGATTATCGCCTTCTCCCTGCCGCTCGCACAGGCGCTGGCGATCCTCGGTGTTCCTCAGGGTTTTGTCTATGCAGTGACATCGCTGACAAGCGAACCTGCGCTTCTCATACTCCTGATGGTCGGCATCCTGATCGCAGCGGGCTGCGTGATGGAAACAACACCGAACATCGTTATCCTGGCGCCGATCCTGAAGCCGCTTGCCGACAATATCGGCATGAACGAGATCCAGTTCTGTATCATGATGATCACCGCGCTTGGTGTCGGCTTCATCACGCCTCCACTTGGGTTGAACCTGTTCGTCGTTTCGGGTCTGACAGGCGAGTCAATCCTGAAAATCGCAGCACGGGCCGTGCCGTTCGTCTTCTTCATGCTGATCGTGACGTTGATGATCGCCTATGTGCCTGCAATCTCCACAACGCTTCTTCCTGACATTTACAAGTAG
- a CDS encoding TRAP transporter small permease, whose amino-acid sequence MLKVLQAVDKNGERWLLLVFYVMLVLTMFVEVVRREVFAYSSIWGEEIVRYSFIYLAWIGAAAAVKERGHIRIDVIMQYVGPKVKALLYILGDLVMAAVALVAVYWSFETVLVSAKFGSVTHGLRISQVWFLMAVPFGFALVLFRLAQSLLRDLRDFRDGRPVYEGDKLFD is encoded by the coding sequence ATGTTGAAAGTCCTTCAAGCCGTGGACAAGAACGGAGAACGCTGGCTGTTGCTGGTCTTCTACGTGATGCTTGTTCTGACCATGTTCGTCGAAGTTGTTCGGCGCGAAGTGTTCGCCTACTCATCCATCTGGGGTGAGGAAATTGTCCGGTACTCGTTCATCTATCTTGCCTGGATAGGCGCTGCAGCGGCCGTCAAGGAACGCGGGCACATCCGCATCGATGTGATCATGCAGTATGTCGGTCCCAAGGTGAAAGCGCTGCTCTACATCCTGGGCGATCTCGTGATGGCTGCCGTTGCATTGGTTGCTGTCTACTGGTCGTTCGAAACCGTTCTCGTTTCAGCAAAATTCGGCTCCGTGACCCACGGTCTGCGCATCTCGCAAGTCTGGTTCCTGATGGCCGTTCCGTTCGGGTTCGCGCTGGTTCTGTTCCGGCTCGCTCAATCTCTCCTGCGCGATCTGCGCGACTTTCGTGACGGACGTCCCGTTTACGAAGGCGACAAGCTCTTCGACTGA
- a CDS encoding TRAP transporter substrate-binding protein — MKKTEDLASRERRNFLKLASAGGFTAAVVAGAAGTLWSDEAVAQTAQEEAAREKAADHIMTLATAYLLGASRSYPIMQLDLKENIQNATNGKVYVKLAPGGQLGAGGALAQAVQGGTIQAAQHSLSNFAPFASTVDLINMPYFCGSNQRFTNLVTSDAWKKEVHPKIEASGFKALFYVVIDPRVVAIRKGGNKVITPGDLSGVKFRVPGSAMLQQYYRMVGANPTPVAWGETPSAIKQGVADALDPSVGALYVFGFKDILSHVTFTQAVPDSQVYSMNLEWFNSLPADVQEGIEFAGEITAQQNLAKVPAARSYAMSELVKSGVEFHSLSEDQLGEWKEAGGYQREEWDQFKVELAGSMEAFGRLEEAANTMGRYYVHDA, encoded by the coding sequence ATGAAAAAGACCGAAGATCTCGCCTCGCGCGAGCGTCGTAACTTTTTGAAGCTGGCCAGCGCCGGCGGCTTCACCGCAGCAGTCGTAGCAGGTGCTGCCGGAACGCTGTGGTCGGACGAAGCCGTTGCGCAGACCGCGCAGGAGGAAGCTGCCCGCGAAAAAGCGGCAGACCATATCATGACGCTTGCGACTGCCTATCTGCTCGGCGCGTCGCGCAGCTACCCCATCATGCAGCTGGACCTTAAGGAAAACATCCAGAACGCAACCAACGGCAAGGTTTATGTCAAGTTGGCTCCGGGCGGACAGCTTGGTGCGGGCGGAGCGCTCGCTCAGGCCGTTCAGGGCGGCACGATCCAGGCAGCGCAGCACTCACTGTCGAATTTCGCACCATTCGCCTCGACAGTTGATCTGATCAACATGCCGTATTTCTGCGGTTCGAACCAACGCTTCACCAATCTTGTGACATCAGATGCCTGGAAAAAGGAAGTTCATCCGAAGATTGAAGCTTCGGGTTTCAAAGCCCTCTTCTATGTGGTGATCGATCCACGTGTTGTTGCCATCCGCAAAGGTGGAAACAAGGTGATCACACCTGGCGACCTGTCCGGCGTGAAATTCCGCGTACCAGGGTCCGCCATGCTTCAGCAATATTATCGCATGGTCGGTGCAAACCCGACGCCCGTCGCCTGGGGTGAAACACCTTCAGCGATTAAGCAAGGGGTTGCCGATGCTCTCGATCCGTCAGTCGGTGCACTTTACGTGTTCGGCTTCAAGGACATCTTGAGCCATGTGACCTTCACCCAGGCCGTTCCGGACAGTCAGGTCTATTCCATGAACCTTGAATGGTTCAACTCGTTGCCGGCCGACGTTCAGGAAGGCATCGAATTTGCTGGTGAGATCACGGCTCAGCAGAACCTTGCCAAGGTACCTGCTGCCCGGTCCTACGCCATGTCCGAACTGGTGAAGTCTGGTGTGGAATTCCATTCGCTGAGCGAAGATCAGCTTGGAGAATGGAAAGAAGCCGGTGGTTATCAGCGCGAAGAATGGGATCAGTTCAAGGTCGAACTGGCCGGTTCCATGGAAGCGTTTGGCCGTCTGGAAGAAGCCGCAAACACAATGGGCCGCTACTACGTCCACGACGCTTAA
- a CDS encoding LacI family DNA-binding transcriptional regulator: MDETKNTPTGQVPTLADVAQAAGVSTATVSRCLNLPDQVTEKTMRRVMEAVDRLGYSPNYSARALAANRTNTIGAIIPTMENAIFARGLQAFQEELHQSGCTLLVASSSYEEDLEEEQIKTLTARGADALLLIGYHRKPRVYEFLEKRKIPTLVAWAFDPEVSRLAVGFNNRAAMHELADIVMAAGHKQIGCISADTLSNDRARERALGIRDAMSAAGLDPSTLRMVETTYSIENGETAFHELMAHPEPPTVVMCGNDVLAVGALRAAAAMNLRVPEDVAITGFDDIELASVAPVPLTTVHVPHRRMGQFAAQALLDELNGKKPDSIELPTAIYRRSSF, translated from the coding sequence ATGGACGAGACGAAGAATACCCCGACCGGCCAGGTTCCCACGCTTGCCGATGTTGCCCAAGCGGCAGGTGTGTCGACCGCTACGGTGTCGCGCTGTCTCAATCTGCCTGATCAGGTTACCGAAAAGACGATGCGCCGGGTGATGGAAGCCGTTGACCGGCTGGGATATTCGCCCAATTACAGCGCGCGTGCCCTTGCTGCCAACAGAACCAACACTATCGGTGCAATCATCCCCACAATGGAAAACGCGATTTTTGCGCGCGGGCTGCAAGCGTTCCAGGAAGAACTCCATCAAAGCGGCTGCACATTGCTGGTAGCCAGTTCGTCATATGAGGAAGACCTGGAAGAAGAACAGATCAAGACCTTGACTGCGCGCGGGGCCGACGCGCTTTTGTTGATCGGGTATCATCGCAAGCCGCGCGTCTACGAGTTCCTGGAGAAACGAAAAATACCCACTCTTGTTGCATGGGCCTTTGACCCGGAGGTTTCCAGGTTGGCAGTCGGCTTTAACAACCGTGCGGCAATGCATGAGCTTGCCGACATCGTCATGGCTGCCGGTCACAAACAGATCGGGTGCATTTCTGCCGACACGCTTTCCAATGACAGGGCGAGGGAACGCGCTCTGGGCATTCGCGACGCCATGAGTGCGGCGGGGTTGGATCCCAGCACACTGCGGATGGTTGAAACGACTTACTCCATCGAAAACGGCGAGACAGCTTTTCACGAACTCATGGCGCACCCGGAGCCCCCCACTGTCGTCATGTGCGGCAATGATGTTCTTGCCGTCGGAGCGCTGCGGGCAGCCGCTGCGATGAACCTCAGAGTTCCGGAAGATGTTGCGATCACGGGGTTCGACGACATTGAGCTGGCAAGCGTTGCACCGGTCCCGTTGACGACCGTCCATGTACCTCATCGGCGTATGGGACAATTCGCGGCCCAAGCTCTATTGGACGAGTTGAATGGCAAGAAACCGGACAGCATTGAATTGCCGACGGCCATCTACCGCCGCAGCAGTTTCTGA